A genomic region of Barnesiella viscericola DSM 18177 contains the following coding sequences:
- a CDS encoding MBL fold metallo-hydrolase, producing the protein MFYFCFIENPIKQIDRIIRKGIFLVSGVLLASMCAGGCSQSQKQASATDEEQALFACTDSITTVCDSILTQIRDNAQERLMQLSLFGELPQALIDSLGISQGVPASVSTFLLEIDGKRILFDTGMGAPDSRLLTNLSAVGVTPADIDYLYLTHFHGDHIGGMMKGDSVVFPRAEVYAAQQEYDAWTQMPDEQKAQVVATMEAYKERLHLVAYGDTLPCGVVALNCAGHTPGHTAYQVGKFIIAGDLVHGAALQLAHPEICAAYDMDPQAAIQKRRHFLDYARQNHLFLAGMHQPAGHAK; encoded by the coding sequence ATGTTTTACTTTTGCTTCATCGAAAACCCTATTAAACAAATCGATCGTATAATTAGAAAAGGTATCTTTTTAGTATCGGGCGTGCTGCTGGCCTCAATGTGCGCGGGCGGGTGCAGCCAGTCGCAGAAGCAGGCTTCGGCCACCGACGAAGAGCAGGCTCTCTTTGCCTGCACCGACAGCATCACCACCGTGTGCGACAGCATACTGACCCAAATCAGAGACAATGCCCAGGAGCGGCTGATGCAGCTGAGCCTCTTCGGCGAACTGCCGCAAGCACTCATTGACAGTCTGGGAATAAGCCAGGGAGTTCCCGCATCGGTCAGCACCTTCCTGCTTGAAATCGACGGCAAGCGCATCTTGTTCGACACGGGTATGGGAGCCCCCGACAGCCGGTTGCTCACCAATCTGTCGGCCGTAGGAGTCACTCCGGCCGACATCGACTACCTCTACCTGACTCACTTCCACGGCGACCACATCGGCGGCATGATGAAGGGCGACTCGGTGGTATTCCCCCGGGCCGAGGTCTATGCCGCCCAACAGGAGTATGACGCTTGGACGCAGATGCCCGACGAGCAAAAGGCTCAGGTCGTGGCTACGATGGAGGCCTACAAGGAGCGTCTGCACCTGGTGGCCTATGGCGACACACTGCCCTGTGGAGTGGTTGCCCTCAACTGCGCGGGACACACCCCGGGACACACGGCCTACCAGGTGGGCAAGTTTATCATCGCCGGCGACCTGGTGCACGGTGCCGCCCTGCAACTGGCTCACCCCGAGATTTGCGCCGCCTACGACATGGACCCGCAAGCGGCTATCCAGAAACGACGCCATTTCCTCGACTACGCCCGTCAGAACCACCTGTTCCTGGCCGGTATGCACCAGCCGGCAGGCCATGCGAAATAA